In one window of Arachis ipaensis cultivar K30076 chromosome B06, Araip1.1, whole genome shotgun sequence DNA:
- the LOC107605427 gene encoding early nodulin-like protein 3, with protein MAGCLRASSATCILVLSVVFGISYAAKDILVGGKVDAWKVPSSPSDSLNKWAERARFQVGDRLVWKYDGGKDSVLEVNKEDYGNCNTSNPIKKFNGGNTKVELDHPGPFYFISGAKGSCEQGEKLHVVVMTPRGAPAPSRAHPHAPSPAPSPSSGFEEDHTPAPAVAPSSGGANALESGILMTLIGVFAMWVF; from the exons ATGGCTGGTTGTTTGAGAGCTTCCTCAGCTACTTGTATTTTGGTCCTTTCTGTTGTGTTTGGAATATCTTATGCTGCTAAGGATATCTTGGTTGGAGGCAAGGTTGATGCATGGAAGGTTCCATCTTCACCCTCTGATTCCCTCAATAAATGGGCTGAGAGAGCTAGGTTTCAAGTCGGAGACCGTCTTG TGTGgaaatatgatggtgggaaagactCAGTGTTGGAAGTGAACAAAGAGGATTATGGGAATTGCAACACATCAAATCCAATTAAGAAGTTCAATGGCGGCAACACTAAGGTGGAGCTGGACCACCCTGGACCATTCTACTTCATAAGTGGAGCAAAGGGTAGCTGTGAGCAAGGTGAGAAGCTTCATGTGGTGGTCATGACTCCAAGGGGTGCACCTGCACCTTCACGGGCACATCCACATGCACCTTCTCCTGCTCCTTCACCTTCTTCAGGATTTGAAGAAGATCATACACCTGCCCCTGCTGTTGCTCCTTCAAGTGGTGGTGCCAACGCTTTGGAGTCCGGCATTCTTATGACTCTTATTGGGGTTTTTGCCATGTGGGTTTTCTAA
- the LOC107605426 gene encoding nuclear nucleic acid-binding protein C1D: protein MARGSESVGEGVPKEMSEALRRTVASLENLEAELPNILSLSNPFILSKMPPLQRAHSLLTLANITSTLFSLKLRCKGTNPDYHPLKSELDRLKVYQRKLEPFGDVGQALPLPSSFLDEQASVDHSLSDLTSVQRKEMANMSIEEVPTMSNYQEQAGQKRKHPFSEEHPIQVDAEVHVKKEPLEVFGHNNGKTEEPIVIDISDDDE, encoded by the exons ATGGCGAGGGGAAGCGAAAGTGTGGGTGAGGGCGTACCGAAAGAGATGAGCGAAGCACTGAGGCGCACGGTAGCCAGCCTGGAGAATCTGGAAGCAGAGTTGCCGAATATTCTGTCTCTCTCAAACCCTTTCATCCTCTCTAAAATGCCTCCTCTTCAACGCGCTCACTCTCTCTTAACCCTTGCCAACATCACTTCCACCCTTTTCTCAT TGAAGTTGAGATGCAAAGGGACTAATCCAGATTATCATCCCCTCAAATCTGAACTT GACAGGTTAAAAGTTTACCAACGCAAACTGGAACCCTTTGGGGATGTAGGTCAAG CTCTACCACTGCCTTCTTCTTTCTTGGATGAGCAGGCTTCTGTTGACCACTCCTTAAGTGACCTCACTTCAG tacaaagaaaagaaatggcTAACATGAGCATTGAGGAGGTACCAACGATGAGCAACTATCAGGAGCAGGCTGGTCAGAAGAGAAAGCATCCATTTTCTGAAGAACACCCTATTCAAGTTGATGCTGAGGTGCACGTGAAGAAAGAACCACTTGAGGTTTTTGGTCATAACAATGGAAAAACTGAGGAACCAATAGTAATTGACATTTCAGATGATGACGAGTGA